Proteins from a single region of Bacillus sp. (in: firmicutes):
- a CDS encoding 1-deoxy-D-xylulose-5-phosphate reductoisomerase: protein MKKISLLGATGSIGTQTLDIIKLHPNQFELEAISIGKNLTLGLEIIHTFIPKVVSVIDKESSEYIKRKVPDHVRVVYGEEGLIEVAANSDTDVLVNAVMGSVGLKPTLKAIEAGKTIAIANKETLVTAGHLVMEAAKKHHVNLLPVDSEHSAIFQCLNGENKKALERIILTASGGSFRDKTRAELKDVTVESALKHPNWTMGAKITIDSATMMNKGLEVIEAHWLFDMPYEKIDVVMHRESIIHSLVEFHDTSMIAQMGSPDMRVPIQYALSYPERLALPTLKRLNLIDVGKLHFEEVSLERFRCLEYAYDAGKIGGTMTTVLNAANEEAVQLFLNGQISFLEIEDYIAQALEQHTPLSHPDLETIVAVDEQTRRFVKSLL, encoded by the coding sequence ATGAAAAAAATAAGTTTACTTGGAGCAACTGGCTCAATTGGTACGCAAACATTGGATATCATCAAGTTGCATCCAAATCAATTTGAATTAGAAGCGATTTCAATCGGAAAAAATTTAACATTGGGTTTAGAAATTATACATACATTTATACCAAAGGTTGTTTCAGTCATTGATAAAGAAAGTTCTGAATACATAAAACGAAAGGTTCCCGACCATGTGAGGGTTGTCTATGGTGAAGAGGGATTAATTGAAGTTGCCGCTAATAGTGACACGGACGTCTTGGTTAATGCTGTCATGGGAAGTGTAGGTTTAAAGCCAACATTAAAAGCGATTGAAGCTGGGAAAACAATCGCCATCGCCAATAAAGAAACGTTAGTAACAGCTGGTCATCTTGTTATGGAAGCGGCTAAAAAGCATCATGTCAATCTTTTACCTGTTGACAGTGAACATTCAGCTATTTTTCAATGCTTGAATGGGGAAAATAAAAAAGCGTTGGAGCGAATTATTTTAACGGCATCAGGGGGAAGCTTTCGCGATAAAACACGAGCTGAATTAAAGGATGTTACCGTTGAGTCGGCTCTGAAGCATCCAAATTGGACAATGGGGGCAAAAATTACGATTGATTCAGCAACGATGATGAACAAAGGGCTAGAGGTCATTGAAGCCCACTGGCTGTTTGATATGCCTTATGAAAAAATCGATGTTGTCATGCACAGAGAAAGCATCATTCATTCTTTAGTAGAGTTTCACGATACGAGTATGATTGCACAGATGGGCTCACCAGATATGAGAGTTCCGATTCAATATGCACTAAGCTATCCTGAAAGACTTGCACTACCTACTTTGAAAAGGTTAAACTTAATTGATGTCGGAAAACTACATTTTGAAGAGGTAAGTTTAGAAAGATTCCGTTGCTTAGAATATGCTTATGACGCCGGGAAAATTGGTGGCACAATGACAACGGTATTAAATGCTGCTAATGAGGAAGCAGTGCAACTATTTTTAAATGGACAAATAAGCTTTCTTGAAATAGAGGATTATATTGCCCAGGCCCTTGAACAACATACTCCTCTTTCCCATCCAGATTTAGAAACAATTGTAGCGGTGGATGAACAGACGAGAAGATTCGTTAAATCATTATTGTAA
- the rseP gene encoding RIP metalloprotease RseP, protein MNTVIAFIIIFGALVFFHELGHLVFAKRAGMLCREFAIGFGPKVFSFRRNETLYTIRLLPLGGFVRVAGEDPELVEVKPGYNVGLVFGKNDKVSKIVVNNKSKYPNAKVIEVEHIDLVYQLSISGYEQDEEALQTFRIDERAMLVSDDQETQIAPYHRQFASKTIPQRAMQIFAGPMMNFILAIVLFIILGSLVGTPSKEPILGELINDSSAVSAGLKQGDRVLSIDNVAITNWEEMVGIIQKNAEKPLHFIVDRNGKQLDFEVTPKLRDNSGIGYIGIYQTFEKSLIGSVVYGFEQTYDLTIQIIFALGQLIVGQSSIDDLAGPVGIYNLTDQVAQTGIFNLILLAAGLSINLGIVNLLPLPALDGGRLLFIGVEAVRGKPIDPQKEGIVHFIGFALLMLLMLVVTWNDIQRYFL, encoded by the coding sequence TTGAACACGGTAATTGCATTCATTATTATTTTTGGTGCGCTTGTTTTTTTTCATGAACTAGGGCATTTAGTATTTGCAAAACGAGCTGGAATGCTTTGTCGTGAATTTGCAATTGGCTTCGGTCCGAAGGTGTTTTCCTTTCGTAGGAATGAAACCCTTTATACAATCCGTTTATTACCATTAGGGGGATTTGTTAGGGTGGCAGGTGAGGATCCAGAGTTAGTAGAAGTAAAGCCTGGCTATAATGTTGGCTTAGTATTTGGTAAAAACGATAAAGTTTCAAAAATTGTCGTCAATAATAAATCAAAATATCCGAATGCAAAAGTCATTGAAGTTGAACATATTGATTTAGTTTATCAATTGTCTATTTCTGGATATGAACAAGATGAAGAGGCGTTGCAAACGTTTCGAATTGATGAAAGGGCGATGTTAGTTTCAGATGATCAAGAAACACAAATTGCTCCTTACCATCGCCAGTTTGCCTCGAAAACTATCCCACAGCGGGCGATGCAAATTTTTGCAGGGCCGATGATGAACTTTATATTGGCTATAGTGTTGTTCATTATTTTAGGCAGCCTTGTCGGAACTCCTAGTAAAGAGCCGATTTTAGGTGAATTAATAAACGATAGTTCAGCCGTTTCGGCTGGTTTAAAGCAAGGTGATAGAGTATTATCAATTGATAATGTAGCAATAACTAATTGGGAAGAAATGGTGGGAATTATACAAAAAAATGCTGAAAAACCATTGCACTTTATAGTTGATCGTAATGGAAAGCAGCTAGATTTCGAAGTCACTCCAAAACTCCGTGATAATAGTGGTATTGGCTATATTGGTATTTATCAAACTTTTGAAAAGTCCCTTATTGGTTCAGTTGTGTATGGTTTTGAACAAACCTATGATTTGACCATACAAATTATCTTTGCATTAGGACAGCTCATTGTTGGGCAGTCTTCGATTGATGATCTTGCAGGTCCTGTCGGAATTTACAATCTTACTGACCAAGTGGCCCAAACTGGTATTTTCAATTTAATTTTATTGGCTGCTGGTCTAAGTATAAACCTTGGGATTGTTAATTTATTGCCACTTCCAGCTCTAGATGGGGGAAGGCTCCTATTTATTGGCGTTGAGGCGGTACGCGGCAAACCGATTGATCCACAAAAAGAAGGAATTGTTCATTTTATTGGCTTTGCTTTATTGATGCTATTAATGCTTGTTGTAACTTGGAATGATATTCAAAGATATTTCCTATAA
- a CDS encoding proline--tRNA ligase, with product MKQSKMLIPTLRDVPADADIKSHQLLLRAGFMRQNASGVYSYLPLANKVLQKVEQIVREEMDAAGGSELLMPTLQPAELWQETGRWYNYGSELFRIKDRHARDFALGPTHEEVITSLVRDEISSYKKLPLILYQIQTKFRDEARPRFGLLRGREFIMKDAYSFHASKESLDEAYNDMVTAYSTIFRRCGLNFRAVIADSGAIGGKNSQEFMVLTEVGEDTIAYSNESEFAANIEMAPVHVQYEKSNEALASLEKVETKNKKTIEEVSEFLHVSKEKCLKSLLFKVDEKYVLVVVRGDHEVNDIKVKNLLEAKVVELASPEETLEILKAEVGSVGPIGLTEEIDIIADQAVQYVVNGVCGANETDYHYTGVNIGRDFQPSQIADLRFIQVGDPSPDGKGTIQFAEGIEVGHVFKLGTVYSESMKATYLDENGKSHPMIMGCYGIGVSRTVAAIVEQHHDENGIIWPVSVTPFEVHLIPINMKTEAQKELADEIYEQLNRASISVLYDDRNERPGVKFADSDLFGFPIRVTVGKKCEEGIVEVKLRKSGEVVEVAVAELIDCLKEKLNSY from the coding sequence ATGAAACAAAGTAAAATGCTTATTCCCACACTTAGAGATGTTCCGGCTGATGCAGATATTAAAAGTCATCAATTATTATTAAGAGCCGGTTTCATGCGACAAAATGCATCCGGTGTATATAGTTATTTACCATTAGCTAATAAGGTTCTCCAAAAAGTGGAACAAATTGTTCGTGAAGAAATGGATGCTGCAGGCGGTTCAGAGTTATTAATGCCAACTTTACAGCCTGCGGAATTATGGCAGGAAACAGGGCGCTGGTATAATTATGGTTCCGAGTTATTTAGAATAAAAGACCGCCATGCCCGTGACTTTGCCCTTGGTCCTACACATGAAGAAGTAATCACGTCATTAGTTCGTGATGAAATCAGTTCTTATAAAAAGCTTCCGCTTATTTTATATCAAATACAAACAAAATTCCGTGACGAGGCCCGTCCTCGCTTTGGACTTCTTCGTGGACGGGAATTTATCATGAAGGATGCTTATTCGTTCCATGCTTCGAAAGAGAGCTTAGACGAGGCGTATAATGACATGGTAACGGCTTACTCTACTATTTTTAGAAGATGTGGGTTGAATTTTAGAGCGGTTATTGCTGATTCTGGGGCGATTGGCGGTAAAAATTCACAAGAGTTTATGGTTCTAACAGAAGTCGGGGAGGACACGATTGCCTATTCCAATGAATCTGAATTTGCAGCTAATATCGAAATGGCACCTGTTCATGTACAATATGAAAAATCTAATGAGGCATTAGCTTCATTGGAAAAAGTGGAAACGAAAAATAAAAAAACGATTGAAGAGGTTTCCGAGTTTTTACATGTATCAAAAGAAAAATGCTTAAAATCATTGCTTTTTAAAGTTGATGAAAAATATGTATTAGTCGTTGTGCGGGGAGACCACGAAGTCAACGATATTAAAGTGAAAAATTTATTAGAGGCAAAAGTAGTAGAGCTTGCTTCACCAGAAGAAACATTAGAGATTTTAAAAGCTGAGGTTGGATCAGTGGGCCCGATAGGGTTAACAGAGGAAATTGATATTATTGCAGACCAAGCTGTTCAATATGTTGTGAATGGTGTCTGCGGTGCTAATGAAACTGATTACCACTATACTGGTGTAAATATTGGTCGCGATTTTCAGCCGAGTCAGATTGCTGATTTACGCTTTATTCAAGTAGGTGACCCTTCACCTGATGGAAAGGGAACGATTCAGTTTGCGGAAGGCATTGAAGTTGGCCATGTCTTTAAATTGGGTACTGTATACAGTGAGTCAATGAAAGCGACCTATCTTGATGAAAATGGAAAATCACACCCAATGATTATGGGCTGCTATGGAATTGGCGTTTCAAGAACTGTTGCTGCAATCGTCGAACAACATCATGATGAAAATGGTATTATTTGGCCTGTTTCAGTGACACCATTTGAAGTACATCTTATTCCAATAAATATGAAAACGGAAGCACAAAAAGAACTAGCTGACGAGATTTATGAACAGTTAAATAGGGCCTCTATTTCTGTCTTATATGATGACCGCAATGAGCGGCCTGGTGTTAAATTTGCCGACTCTGATTTGTTTGGATTTCCAATTCGGGTTACCGTTGGTAAAAAGTGCGAGGAAGGCATTGTTGAAGTAAAGCTTCGTAAGTCTGGCGAAGTAGTAGAAGTAGCTGTGGCTGAATTAATAGATTGTTTAAAAGAAAAACTTAATTCCTATTAA